The following coding sequences are from one Acipenser ruthenus chromosome 7, fAciRut3.2 maternal haplotype, whole genome shotgun sequence window:
- the LOC117414643 gene encoding G-protein coupled receptor 26-like gives MWISEWGYTMDAAEVIVSFLVVVIIIVSLLSNVVVLICFLYSAEIRKQVPGLFILNLTFCNLLMTVLNMPLTLVGIINKEHPGGGGFCQIVGFLETFLTTNAMLSMAALSIDRWIAVVFPLSYHSKMRHKDAAIMLGYTWVHSVSFSTVSVCLSWVGYHQLYASCTLCNGRAYNNRTQFVVFTVVFHALTFLLSLIVLCFTYLKVLKVARFHCKRIDIITMQTLVLLVDIHPSVRQRCLEEQKRRRQRATKKISTFIGTFVLCFAPYVITRLVELSSAVPISPHWGVVSKCLAYSKAASDPFVYSLLRNQYRKTCADIINRVLKRSSLNSSRIRGENGRSTIIQTAA, from the exons ATGTGGATATCTGAGTGGGGTTACACCATGGACGCAGCGGAGGTAATTGTATCTTTCCTGGTAGTAGTGATCATCATTGTGTCGTTGCTGTCCAACGTGGTGGTGctgatttgttttttgtacagCGCGGAGATTCGGAAGCAAGTTCCCGGTTTGTTTATCCTTAACCTGACCTTTTGCAACTTGTTGATGACTGTGTTGAACATGCCGTTGACTTTGGTGGGAATTATCAACAAGGAGCATCCAGGAGGGGGAGGATTCTGCCAAATTGTGGGTTTTTTAGAGACCTTTCTGACCACTAATGCCATGCTGAGCATGGCAGCTCTCAGCATCGACAGGTGGATAGCGGTTGTTTTCCCTTTGAGTTACCATTCAAAAATGCGCCACAAAGATGCAGCCATAATGCTCGGTTACACGTGGGTGCATTCCGTGTCCTTCTCCACCGTGTCAGTTTGCCTTTCGTGGGTGGGATACCATCAACTCTACGCCTCATGTACTCTGTGCAATGGGAGAGCGTACAACAACAGGACCCAGTTTGTTGTTTTTACAGTGGTGTTCCATGCCCTTACCTTTCTCCTTTCCTTGATAGTCTTGTGTTTTACTTACCTGAAAGTGCTCAAAGTGGCGCGCTTTCACTGTAAGAGAATAGACATTATCACAATGCAGACTTTGGTGCTACTAGTGGACATTCATCCAAG TGTTCGACAGCGTTGCCTTGAGGAGCAGAAGAGACGGAGACAACGAGCTACAAAGAAAATTAGCACCTTTATCGGCACGTTTGTTCTTTGCTTTGCACCGTATGTAATAACAAG GCTTGTGGAGCTGTCTTCAGCAGTGCCTATCAGCCCTcactggggagttgtttccaaGTGCTTGGCTTACAGCAAAGCGGCTTCAGATCCCTTTGTGTACTCACTTCTCCGGAATCAGTACAGGAAGACATGCGCTGATATTATTAACAGAGTCCTGAAAAGGAGCTCACTAAACTCGTCTAGAATAAGGGGTGAGAATGGAAGAAGCACCATCATCCAAACCGCGGCATGA